One region of Halocalculus aciditolerans genomic DNA includes:
- a CDS encoding type II/IV secretion system ATPase subunit codes for MSREHSGDGAGEGDTGGASGGDADDRDGVADDATVSTGEPHASDAEEAASAAVSGVPSAGGSASKRRGRLSGLTSTLRGKRRDEPARTPPAEERLEPPVDDTPAGKVRRAVLDDVIESVAAEETAADEAAAEGVEGGVEAGEGLEADELTPPSREFVEERWFDFSYLEDAVEVERHWVNRPYAYVSILYDEAEKTYTYHVVEPELDAFEQYVREDLVRILRNSLMYQALEDDDVDRETVFRERATEIIREHAATVEPGVVHKLIYYLLRDFLGLGQIDALMRDGSIEDVSCDGADVPVYVYHRGYRDLRTNVTFEEKRLNSFVVRLAQRAGKHLSISDPLVDASLPDGSRIQLTLGADISTRGSNFTVRKFADVPYTPIDLVKWNTFSVEQMAYLWLCIENNRSLVFAGGTGSGKTTSMNALGFFVPPDSKVVSIEDTREITLPNQNWIQSVSRSSVSSSGRGEIGMYQLLQAALRQRPEYIIVGEIRTEQRVALTFFQAIATGHTAYTTVHSDSVEGVLARLQNPPLSVPTQMIQELDVVCVQKQILKEDRRVRRNQTVSEIRMPEDGSDDVDVNTVFERNAREDRHEKVRESKVLDDVADIRGWDREEVERALDQRERVLAYLVDNDVTAYDEVAAVIHTFSKDPDYVLERIEADDLDAEALAGGGK; via the coding sequence ATGAGCCGAGAGCACTCCGGGGACGGGGCAGGGGAGGGCGACACCGGCGGGGCGTCCGGGGGCGACGCCGACGACCGGGACGGGGTCGCGGACGACGCGACAGTTTCGACGGGCGAACCGCACGCGAGCGACGCCGAGGAGGCCGCGAGCGCCGCGGTCAGCGGCGTGCCGTCCGCGGGCGGGAGCGCGTCGAAGCGACGGGGCCGGCTGTCGGGGCTGACGAGTACGCTGCGGGGGAAGCGCCGCGACGAGCCCGCGCGCACGCCGCCCGCGGAGGAGCGCTTGGAGCCACCGGTGGACGACACGCCCGCGGGAAAGGTGCGGCGCGCCGTCCTCGACGACGTCATCGAGTCGGTCGCCGCCGAAGAAACAGCAGCGGACGAGGCCGCCGCTGAGGGCGTCGAGGGTGGGGTCGAGGCGGGTGAGGGGCTCGAGGCGGATGAGTTGACGCCGCCGTCGCGCGAGTTCGTCGAGGAGCGCTGGTTCGACTTCAGCTACCTGGAGGACGCAGTCGAGGTCGAGCGGCACTGGGTGAATCGGCCGTACGCGTACGTCTCCATCCTCTACGACGAGGCGGAGAAGACGTACACGTACCACGTGGTCGAGCCGGAGTTGGACGCCTTCGAGCAGTACGTTCGCGAGGACCTCGTGCGCATCCTGCGGAACAGCCTGATGTACCAGGCGCTCGAGGACGACGACGTCGACCGGGAGACGGTGTTCCGGGAGCGCGCGACGGAGATCATCCGAGAGCACGCCGCGACGGTCGAGCCGGGCGTCGTCCACAAGCTCATCTACTACCTCCTGCGGGACTTCCTCGGGCTGGGGCAGATCGACGCGCTGATGCGGGACGGGAGTATCGAGGACGTGTCGTGTGACGGCGCGGACGTCCCCGTCTACGTCTACCACCGCGGTTACCGCGACCTGCGGACGAACGTGACGTTCGAGGAGAAGCGGCTGAACTCCTTCGTGGTGCGGCTCGCACAGCGCGCCGGGAAACACCTCTCCATCTCGGACCCGCTCGTCGACGCGAGCCTCCCGGACGGGTCGCGCATCCAGCTCACGCTCGGCGCGGACATCTCGACGCGCGGGTCGAACTTCACGGTGCGGAAGTTCGCCGACGTCCCCTACACGCCCATCGACCTCGTCAAGTGGAACACGTTCTCCGTCGAGCAGATGGCGTACCTCTGGCTCTGCATCGAGAACAACCGCTCGCTCGTCTTCGCGGGCGGCACGGGGTCGGGGAAGACGACGTCGATGAACGCGCTCGGTTTCTTCGTCCCGCCGGACTCGAAGGTCGTCTCCATCGAGGACACGCGGGAGATCACGCTCCCGAACCAGAACTGGATTCAGTCGGTGAGTCGGTCGTCGGTGTCGAGCAGCGGGCGCGGCGAGATCGGGATGTACCAGCTGCTGCAGGCGGCGCTCCGCCAGCGCCCCGAGTACATCATCGTCGGGGAGATTCGGACGGAGCAGCGCGTCGCGCTCACGTTCTTCCAGGCCATCGCGACGGGGCACACGGCGTACACGACCGTGCACTCCGACAGCGTCGAGGGCGTGCTCGCGCGCCTCCAGAACCCGCCGCTCTCCGTGCCGACGCAGATGATTCAGGAGCTGGACGTCGTCTGCGTCCAGAAGCAGATTCTCAAGGAGGACCGGCGCGTCCGCCGGAACCAGACGGTGTCCGAGATTCGGATGCCCGAGGACGGGAGCGACGACGTCGACGTGAACACGGTCTTCGAGCGGAACGCGCGCGAGGACCGCCACGAGAAAGTCCGCGAGTCGAAGGTGCTCGACGACGTCGCGGACATCCGCGGGTGGGACCGCGAGGAGGTGGAGCGCGCGCTCGACCAGCGCGAACGCGTTCTCGCGTATCTCGTCGACAACGACGTGACGGCGTACGACGAGGTCGCGGCGGTCATTCACACGTTCTCGAAAGACCCGGACTACGTCTTAGAGCGCATCGAGGCGGACGATCTGGACGCCGAGGCGCTCGCCGGGGGCGGCAAGTAG
- a CDS encoding type II secretion system F family protein, with the protein MSDDGAGVGALPEYEVGQHFPQRPDLDEEEEQELREEYGRVRAYFKLRPERHRDLQRWLNQARIGTTYDIYLTNSVKYAAAAVGIGLLVGLALAWYLVSAGVLATVSSPVRGTGGVFEFFAANKVVFGAGAVALVVSLLSGVGVFLARYYYPSVVVGQRRQSIDFMLPHAITYMYALSYGGMNLVEVIERLSESEDAYGEVASEFEMVERDVGLFGNDLITALGNARNLTPSENFERFLDDLVSVLDAGGDVTVFFESQAEEYYQAAKDEQEDFLETLSIFSEVFIAAFIATPLFLIVILMVISVLGGSAIAQMAVLIYIGFPLGMGGFLFLVHVLSEAYVFPTTTLDTEIDSLGGNVDEDALVDDERFGAYEEQRTRLGYRSFLEDPLAAVRQNPFLSLTGTVPLALAYLAVVVVSGAGTPTLQAFTTTPVATTSRLVVYPLLLVGVPLSFFYELRRGRELVISRRFPDTLNILASANNMGIPFTDALGMVSRWSTGALADELRRLRNDIEWHHDMNNALLAFGNRLRIPDLSRSVKLIADGSRSTGDLSRILNIAADSTRDRFRLERDRRRAMSSYIAVVVIGFLVYLLVIYLLTTSYLAPIADFAEQTPADARGLPISFANVPVNTYRMLFFHSVLIQGIGSGLLAGKLSDNTVMSGLKYAISLVAVALVAFAFI; encoded by the coding sequence ATGAGCGACGACGGCGCAGGCGTCGGCGCGCTCCCCGAGTACGAGGTCGGCCAGCACTTCCCGCAGCGCCCGGATCTCGACGAAGAAGAAGAGCAGGAGTTACGCGAGGAGTACGGCCGCGTTCGCGCGTACTTCAAACTCCGGCCGGAGCGCCACCGCGACCTCCAGCGGTGGCTGAATCAGGCGCGCATCGGGACGACGTACGACATCTACCTCACGAACTCCGTGAAGTACGCGGCCGCGGCGGTCGGCATCGGCCTCCTCGTCGGGCTCGCGCTCGCGTGGTACCTCGTCTCGGCGGGCGTCCTCGCGACGGTGTCCTCGCCGGTTCGCGGGACCGGCGGCGTCTTCGAGTTCTTCGCGGCGAACAAGGTCGTGTTCGGCGCGGGCGCGGTCGCGCTCGTCGTCTCGCTCCTCTCCGGCGTCGGCGTCTTCCTCGCGCGCTACTACTACCCGTCAGTCGTCGTCGGGCAGCGCCGGCAGAGCATCGACTTCATGCTCCCGCACGCCATCACGTACATGTACGCCCTCTCCTACGGCGGGATGAACCTCGTGGAAGTCATCGAGCGCCTCTCGGAGTCCGAGGACGCGTACGGCGAGGTGGCGAGCGAGTTCGAGATGGTGGAACGCGACGTCGGCCTCTTCGGAAACGACCTCATCACGGCGCTCGGGAACGCGCGGAACCTCACGCCCTCGGAGAACTTCGAGCGGTTCCTCGACGACCTCGTCAGCGTCCTCGACGCCGGCGGCGACGTCACCGTCTTCTTCGAATCGCAGGCCGAAGAGTACTATCAGGCCGCGAAGGACGAACAGGAGGACTTCCTCGAGACGCTGAGCATCTTCAGCGAGGTGTTCATCGCGGCGTTCATCGCGACGCCGCTCTTCCTCATCGTCATCCTGATGGTCATCAGCGTGCTCGGCGGGTCCGCCATCGCGCAGATGGCCGTCCTCATCTACATCGGCTTCCCGCTCGGCATGGGCGGCTTCCTCTTCCTCGTCCACGTGCTCTCGGAGGCGTACGTCTTCCCGACGACGACGCTCGACACCGAGATCGACTCGCTCGGCGGAAACGTCGACGAGGACGCGCTCGTCGACGACGAGCGCTTCGGCGCCTACGAGGAACAACGGACGCGCCTCGGCTACCGCTCGTTCCTCGAGGACCCGCTCGCCGCCGTCCGACAGAACCCCTTCCTCTCCCTCACCGGCACCGTCCCGCTCGCGCTCGCCTACCTCGCCGTCGTCGTGGTGTCGGGCGCGGGCACGCCGACCCTCCAGGCGTTCACGACGACGCCGGTGGCGACGACGAGCCGCCTCGTCGTCTACCCGCTCCTCCTCGTCGGCGTCCCGCTCTCCTTCTTCTACGAGCTCCGCCGCGGCCGCGAGCTCGTCATCAGCCGGCGGTTCCCGGACACGCTGAACATCCTCGCGTCAGCGAACAACATGGGCATCCCCTTCACCGACGCGCTCGGCATGGTGTCCCGGTGGTCGACGGGCGCGCTCGCGGACGAGCTCCGCCGCCTCCGGAACGACATCGAGTGGCACCACGACATGAACAACGCCCTGCTCGCGTTCGGGAACCGCCTGCGCATCCCCGACCTCAGCCGCTCCGTGAAGCTCATCGCCGACGGCTCGCGCTCCACCGGCGACCTCTCCCGCATCCTCAACATCGCCGCGGACTCGACGCGCGACCGCTTCCGCCTCGAACGCGACCGCCGCCGCGCCATGAGCTCCTACATCGCCGTCGTCGTCATCGGCTTCCTCGTCTACCTCCTCGTCATCTACCTCCTCACGACGAGCTACCTCGCGCCCATCGCGGACTTCGCCGAGCAGACGCCCGCAGACGCCCGCGGCCTCCCCATCTCCTTCGCGAACGTCCCCGTCAACACCTACCGGATGCTGTTCTTCCACAGCGTCCTCATCCAGGGAATCGGCAGCGGCCTGCTCGCCGGGAAGCTCTCCGACAACACCGTGATGAGCGGGCTGAAGTACGCCATCTCGCTCGTCGCCGTCGCCCTCGTCGCCTTCGCCTTCATCTGA